The DNA window GAAGCCGAAGGTGTTGAAAAAATCAGTAACAATTTGAACAGAGAAAGGAAGATCAGAAAACGAAAATTGACGAAGAAAGTAAGGCATAAACACAATCTATCATCATAGAAGAAGAGAAGAGCACAACTGGATCATCAATAAAACTCGTCAAAGACACCAAAGGAAATAAGAAGCAAATAGAGATCGACGACAACGAAAAATTGGGTGATTATACAAAAAAGATAAGATCGCAAGCTCCGTCAAAATCAAAGAATTTGCTAGAAAAATTTAAGATCAAGCAAGAAAATTTAGGATAATAACTTTTGGTGcatcaaataaatatatatgttcATTAAATTAAAGATATCCATCAAACTTTTTGTAAGAACCTCTTTCGACTTATGTGGCTTcaggaaaaaacaaaaaaacaaatttgctTATCATCTAAACTTGGTAAGATATtatatgaaattttattaaCGAAAAAGCTAATATTAAACAAACTGGAAAAAGACACAAGATTATATATACTCCATTTAAACAAAACACTGATGATTACATCTCACGTGTAACACACGTGCACACACGTGCCCCTTGCCCCTTCTAGCTCGTTCAAATATCCTGAAGATCCGAGAAGTAATCTGTCACCGATTTCTCCCCCTGAGTAAGAGCCTTCAGTTTGGATCGCAGTTCAAATATCTGAGAGGAATTTCCAatgtaaaaatacattttttgttgttgtgtccACACCTCCTTCGCTGATTGGAACCAAAGATGCCTTCAACTGATATCGGGCTCCATCGAATCGAAGAGCCAAGCAAGGACAACGGAGTTCTCGGCAATCCAGATTTTTCAAGATGGGTCTCAGATGTTGGACAATCCTCTCCCATTGAGCTAACTTTTAGATTGAATTATGTCAAAGTCTCGATCTTAACATCATCCTCTAAAAAAATGTGATTATTGGATTTTCCTTCACAAATTTAGTTGAGCATGTCCAATATTTTTTATACAAGTCGTATTCATTACATGACAGTTAAAAAATGTAAGATGATATATAAGATTCATAGGTTTAATGGTATTACAATAAGCCTCGTTTGTGTTATAAAAATACATTCATGCAAATTCATGCAATACACATATTGTTGCCTAAGCTGATGTCGAAAACAAATTGAATATATGATGGCAGTTTTTTGACCACCCCATGCCAGATTACGGACATCAACTCGTGATTCATGCCAAGTTGTAAATAATCTTTAtgcataataattaaataaaatatcaattatTAAATGCTCTTCCAAATTCTGATTATATACGTGACATTCTTCTTGTTGGGCCTTGGATCAATCCTATACGCCCAAGATATTCCAATTCCATATACACACACATTTGTCAATtcaattgataaaaaaaaaacacggtTTGTGTATTTAAGATTGAACATTTATCAATATACGTGAAgtctattaattttaatttctcGTGTTCAAGAAGGACGGATATGTGATATGTGCAATTGTATCTCAGTATAGAATAAAATCAGTAAATATAAGAAATAAGGAAAAAGGTTCGAAATTAAACTTGTGTtggtattttttaatatttcttAAATTAAACCTGACTTATGGAATTTGAACTAGTTTTGAATCGACATTGGGAATTTTATTGAGAAAAATACGAAAATTTCAATGATAATAATTTCCTCGTTCAAGCGTGTCCTTTATTTTCTATTgggaatattttcatttttttatgctTAACTGGGGGAGCAATGGAATGGATTTCAAATCACTATTTAAATCGATATAATTTATGTATTCATCAGTATATAATTAGATGTTGCATTTTTTACTTTAGCATGGAATACAATGTTCCGACTACGTTATGAGAGTGTGTGAATGTTTGACCAATTGTCAGAAATTCAAGTCGTCGTACCAACACCTTTTCGAGCAAGCCATGTGCAGCTTGTCTGGCTAGCATAGTTGATATGATGTTATGTTAGCCCAAATATTTACTCGGTAAACATCACGCGATAGTAGTTGCGAATTCTCACGTCATAGAAAAAAATGTTTTGACAACCATACATCCTAACATGTGAGACTCCATTGAACAAAATATGACCCCCACATTATacttaaattcatttttatttaacgtAGTAAacatagtattaatttatatCATAAGATAAACATTGTAAAAAAATCAACCAACGCCCGCCTAAATCATATTAATTTGTATTGGGCATGAACTTCAAATTTGGTAGCATGACAATTGTTTTAGTTGCCTAGTATTTACAATTATCATCattgtttaaatattttgtgagatgatctcacgggtcgtactttgtgagacagatatcttatttaagtcatccatgaaaaattattattttttatgttaagagtattactttttattgtgaatatcggtatggttgatccatctcacagataaaaattcgtgagaccgtctcagacAAGACCTACTCTTTCCAAAATTAGGGATGACAATGAGTTGAGCTCGAATGAGATTTCATGCATGTCTTCATCCCCATCCAATTAACACCATTCAACAAAAGCAAGTtagaattaatatttttaatttaaataaaagcatacatacatacatacatacatatgtatgtatatattgaGTTGGGTGTGGGTAGGATGTTACTATATCCGCCTCCATCTCATATCCGAAAATCACTCGATTACTCATTATTTAATcggataaaaaatttaatttatatccTCTTATATTGATATCGGATTCTCTATAAGATTCTGAGGAAATTTTCATTCCTAGTTTATCCGTATTGTAGTTTTTTATTTAGATTATCgtcaaatttcaattttgtataatttttttaaatttaaattttgtttaatatttttaaatttaactaatttaatatttttttaatatatatgatattattgaagtatttgttgaataaaaaattgaatttcaaattaaaCAACATTAATTTAGTGCATCTGTCTTCGTGCATGCATTTTTGGTTCATCTGTTCCCTTTTTGCATGCACGCCCCCCTCTCTCTTCTCTCTTAATTCTCTTTCTACACAGAGTCGCGACGCCTACGCTACATACACATCCTTGTATCTACACACCTCTATATATACTCAGTTTGTTTatctaatttaatttaattttaatttatatttaagtttaattaatttgattttggGACTGCAAGAATCAGTAGCACCACCGACGGGGTCATCGGCGGCCGCCGCAGTTTTGACTTTCGATTTTGAATCTCAGATGCAATCCAAGATTTCTAGTTtgtgatataaaaaaaattggcgACGTGGGTTTGGATTGATTCGTCCTGGAGATGGTTACATGCGGTCGTGCATTTGATTGATTTGGATAAGGTAAGTGGAAAGTgtttttttctgaaaaattaaGGTACACGAGAAGTTTTCTCTTGTTTTTCTTTTGATATGGTGATTTTCCCGAAGAATTATGTGTTTTGTCCGTCTGGGTCAgcaagatttcagatttgaagggTTTTGATCTCGATGTATAATGTTTGGGTTTAATAGGGATTTTGACTTGGGAAGTTGAAATTTGCGAGAAATGGGGTCAGAGAATTGCATGAATGACGCGTGCCGTACGACGACGTTGTCTGAGTGGAAGAAAGGTTGGAGCTTGAAATCAGGAGGATTCGACACGCTTTGTCACCACTGCGGGTAATTTCTGAATGCCAAATTTAACCCTTCACAATTCGGCATACAATTTATCACCTCCACCCGCGTCTGGTTTCAGCTCGTGGGGGTAATATGGGGATGTGAAATATTGATTCCTAAAATATCGTTCCACCAGCGAGTTTTTCTTCTTCCGCTAGTATGAATGTTTTTGCTGTCATTGTGTGTGTCctatttttagaattttttttcttttttctgcgCCATTTTTGGTTCCCTTGTCTTTTCCTCAGTTTTTCCTCGTGGGTTTTTTCCCCATTTTGTACTTGttcgttttattttattttaaacaaaGAAACATTTTTTCATCTGTATTTATTAAATTGGCTCAGGAGCTATTCATATAGATAGATATATGGAATCCGTTTCTCTTTGAAAGATCACGTTTTCATCCGTATGCTTACTTCACTGGCTGTGCTTCGAGTTCTTGTGTATGATGTCTATATCTTGTATCTATTTTTTATTGAACTAAATTTTTTTAGGAATCAAAGAAGTTTCTTTTCACTTAATCAGTTAGTTAATTTGTGTGGTCTGCTCAATTCGTGTTGTGATATGGGCTAATGTGGATTCAGATTAGCGTATGAGAATTCAGTCTACTGTGAGACATTTCACTTTAAGGAATCTGGTTGGAGGGAATGCAAATTATGTAGGAAGGTAATAATGTATTGACAACCATGCCGTCTTTTTGAAGTTGTTCTTATGTGTGAATTTAGCTTTTTTTGTGTTTGTCTATCCTTTGTCATTCGGCATGACAGATCATCCACTGTGGGTGCACTGCTTCAAGATATCTGTATGAATACATGGATTTTGGAGGTATCAGTTGCCTAAGCTGTGCAAAGCATTTGGAAATTCAACCTGTGCAACCAGTTCAGGTTTTTGTTCCTTTACCATAGCAAAAAATGCAAGAACTATAATGTGCTTATTTcgagaggtaaatctagggggGATGATATGCATACGCAAATTTTTTGAATAATTTAAGAAATTGCAAGTTCTGTTCCATCTCATCCGGTGTCTTCGAATTCTTGAATCATGGATTGCATCTATTGTGAATTGACCATTTTATAAAGAAATAGTTACTCTTGTATCAATTACATTAACATTATCTGTATTCGCATTTGTAGAGATTCTTGTCTTGATTGCAGTTCATGAAATTGTTGTTCCTTTGAAAGCCTCTGAAGTTGAGCTCTGTTTATTTGTGATGCATGATccgattacttttgaatatctCTTATCTTATGAGATGACAGGATGATTCCTGGGTACTTATACTTGAATCGTTCAAGCAGACTCCCAGTGATCTTCCCTGTGGCCCGTTTATGACAAATGGTGTAAAAGATGTGTATCCTCTAGTTACTGAGCATAAAAGAAACGACGACAAATTTAGTACTGAGAGACTTCTTCAGTTGACGAAGGCTGTGGAAGCAACTGACGTGATTTCGAAGCTCGAGCAAGTTAGACGAGAAGAATCCATGTTGAAAACCGTGGACACCCAAAACTGCGTATCAAATCTCAGACAGCAGTGTTCCTCACCTGCTTTTCTCAAAACAGATATTGGTCGACCAAAACAAGAAGTTAAAGATACACACGAGTCTCTGACTCAGCAGTCTCAAAACTTCTCTTTGGCAACTCCTTTAGGTAGCTCAAGTTCGCATCTGCCTTTTGTTGGAGAGATTACTGAAGGGGTCGAACAGAGCAGAAGTTCTTTCCAACATGGTAAAAGTACAAAGCAAGCATTCTCAAAGCCAGTCAAGAATAGTCCTGCATCCTGTTCAGAGACAAACAAAGGCAATATTGCGCAAAAACGTTTTGCTAGGCCTCCAGCTGATGGGCGGGGTCGGACTCAGCTGCTTCCTCGCTACTGGCCTAAGATCACGGATCAAGAATTGCAGCAATTATCCGGAGAGTATCCTCTATAATATATTTGTTCCTTTTTTTATTCCTGACACGTATTTTTATTTgcaagaaaaaaatttatgcagAGTTTGCCTTGACTGTATATTTTCAGCTTGAAATCCTCGATTgtaccattgtttgagaagatCCTGAGTGCAAGTGACGCTGGCCGAATTGGTCGCTTGGTCCTTCCTAAAGCCTGTGCTGAAGTTAGTCTCGTGTTTTTACTTAGTGTCACTATTTTTTTCAGCATCTAGTGACAAAACTTCGGAAATCATCACCACAAATATATTTGATGCAGGCATATTTTCCGCCTATTAATCAATCAGAAGGTATACCTATAAGGATTCAGGACATAAAAGGAAAACATTGGACATTTCAATTTAGATTTTGGCCTAATAATAACAGCCGAATGTATGTATTGGAGGGTGTTACCCCTTGCATCCAAAATATGCAAGTACAAGCCGGTGACGTAGGTATATCCTCCGatgattataattttttttatatcactAAAGTATTTATCATTAATGCTTATTTGTCAAACTGTTTGatggaaaaaaatttatattaccGAGCATTATTTGTGTTATGAGCAGTGACATTTAGTCGGATAGATCCTGGGGGTCAGCTCGTGATAGGCTGTCGGAAGGCGACAAATAACAGTGATGTGCAGGTAAGCATGTTATGCATGAACCTGTTGATTATTTGAATTGCTGACGTGTAATTTTATTTGGAAACAAATAGGATTTTCATGCAACCATCCTTCCAAATGGTAATTCTTCCGGGGAAATGTCGTATTCTGGTGTCACCGACACTTTGCTTACCGTAATAacttactttcttttttttactTGATTCATTCTTTTATTGTTTTTACGCCTATGATAATGACATAATCTTGTTTCCCTATATTCGGAAGACTGAAGGCCGAACATCTGATGATTCCATGCAGCAAAGTAATCATGTGTCTGAGAAGAAGTTGagaaacattaaaaataaacgGCTTCTTATACCCAACGATGAAGCTGCGGAGCTGAGAATTACATGGGAAGAAGCACAAGAGTTGCTTCGTCCCTCACCATCTGCCAAACCAACCATTGTCTTGGTTGAGGACCTTGAATTCGAAGAATTTGACGTAAGAAAATTTTCATTCAGTCATCGTATatgttaatttaataaaatggttcccaTGTTATAAGGTGTAAGATTATGAAACCTTGTGTGTCGCTATGGTTATGGTTTTTCGGATTTCACTTTCTATTCtgttgtattttgtatatctatTGACATGGCACAAAAATTGAAGCATGATGTTTTAACTGtttgacttttaaatttttgagttatacTTTTACCATCTTCTGCAACTTTTGGTGCATTGGTGCGGGCAATAATATTCGGCTGTTCAGATTCTTATTTTTACTTAGGTAGTAGTTAGTATTAATTATTCTTCTGTTGCTTAGGAGCCACCAATTTTCGGTAAGAGGACAATTTTCACTTCTCGACTTTCAGGGTAAGAAtttaagtattatttttatcttGTGAGACTGCGACTCAAATTTAAACAAGTGTCTGCAGGAGATTTTTTGTTTTTGGGTGTTTATTAATTATAATGTTGGATAATTTTATCAGAGAGCAGGAACAACTTGCACAATGCGACATTTGCTCAAAATGGCGAAGATTACCTGTTCATGCTCTTCTTTCTGCCAAGTGGACGTGTTCAGATAATACTTGGGACTCGAATAGGTGAGTACTTCGAGAGGTTCTATATAGACGAAAATATGAAATTCATAAACTTCAGTGTGCGAATTCTTGAACCTTCTGAGCGCATCAATAAATTTTTGGAACCATGTTTGAATAAATATAAACTAGAAATGTTCAAGGTCAACGCATAGATTTtttctaattattttaaatttgaggGTATGCCTAAAAATTCAAACATCAGCCTAAAGGGACACCAAGAGCAAAATCTTCAAATTTGAGTATCTTTCAGCTTCTTGTCAACGATACTAGAACATAATTAAATTATTCATTCCGAACTTAACGTGACAAACTCTTAAGATTTGTACGATTCTTATCCGATGTCCATACCCTTGAGGCTTCTCTCAATAGcttgtttaatttattaataatttttttctgtTTATTTCTAAATCTTTCATAGCAGTAATTTTGAGGATGTGCTGTTTATTTGCTTCAGGTGTTCATGTTCAGCTCTAGACGATATAAGTATGCAGGATCTGGAAGCTCTCTTTACCTATAACAATGGTATGAATTATAAGCATTGTTCAATGTAAAAATTCCGCCTCCTTTTGTGGACGTTTAGAATGTGCAATTAAATAATTGGAGAACTTCTCTATTTTGTTAATCTGTATGTACCACCTATTTACGTCTATTGTAAACCACTTTCTATGTGTTTCTTTCACAAAATAATTGTTCTTGTGTACGATTCTGAGTTGTTTCGTGTATGATTTCCAGAGTTTAAGAAGAGAAGAATTTCAGATAATGTGTCCAAAGAAGGGGAGCCGTCTGGCTTAGATGCGTTGGCTACCATTGCAGTTCTAGGAGACAACATTGGCGACACCGGAGAGTCTTCTGCTGGGGCCACCACAAGACATCCTCGACACCGGCCAGGATGCTCTTGCATTGTTTGCATCCAACCTCCGAGTGGGAAAGGAAAACACGAGCCTACATGCAAATGCAACGTCTGTTCAACCGTAAAACGCCGATTCAAGACTCTAATGATGCGGAAGAAGAAGAGACAATCAGAACGTGAAGCTGAGCTCGCCCAGGTGAAAGATAAGCCTGCTCTTGCCAAAATTTGTTTCGagaaggaagaagaagaagatatcGCTGGAAATGCTCTTTTAGATATGAATCATCAGAAGGCAAACGAAGATGGAAATCAAATGCATTTGGAAGAGGCGAAAATGGGAAGATTGGATTTGAACTGTGATCCGTACCGTGAAGAGGATGGGATGAGCTTGACAACGTTGATGAGCGTTGCTACTCTTCCTTTCGATATGTTCTTGGGGAAGCCGGATGCCTTACCAACCCTTGAAGCATCTATGCTTAAGAAGGAAGATAATGTTGCCGGTGAAGGAGCCATTCTACCTACGGATTCGGGACAAGAAAATCATCCAGGAGATGGGTAAGGGGCATTATTTTTGGGTACCATTTACCATTTTTGATGATGATTTCTTcatataattttcttttttttgtgTGACCACAGTCCTTTTTTCTTGGATACATATAATCTGTTTTTAGCTTATGTAGTCGTATACAAGGTATAGAGTTGAGTGAGTAATTTTGTTTCCTTTGGATTGGTGTTTGCTGTTTGAAAATATCCCGAGCGAACCAAATTTGTTGAGACTAAATCAAGTTTCAAAATAGAGACGGACTTGTAGTCATGTGGTCTCACCCGCCAGATTAGCTGGCTCTCTTCCTCGGGTTCGATCTCCCTCTCTCCGTgtgttgtaataaaaaaaaatttagtttcaaaatatatattaacGTTTTCATTTTTGTCTAAAACTGAAATTCTAGATCATATAATTGTTAGGGGGTTGCGAATAATGTCGTGTATTTATTacattttcaaattaaatccaTTATCACAATAGGTCCTGCACATTCATAATGCTACTGCATACCCAAACAAAAAGTCGTATGTCGTACTGGCGGGGAATCTTAGGACAAAAACTTAATCAGAAAGGAACGTAAATTTTGAAGAAATCAGCTTCGATTCTCTTTGTAATTAAAGACAAATTGTATTTTTGGTTTCACGTGTTGGTTTCATaacaattttgatatgatatgttattaaatttcaaatttaatctgttatctttgttttttctttctttcgatTTTTTAGtcttttttatgattttacgcTAATATGTACTAATGTGATGCTAACGTGTACATCAAATCAGTATTCTCGATGAAAAATATTGAGTTTGCGACTAAACTGAtggatttcaaatatttttgttgttgtttagaTAAACATGATCagaaatttcaaattcatcgcTTATTGTTTATGTATTATATTTCATGTTAATTTGGTGGATTTGAAGTTTACCGAATAATGATGTCATTTTAAATTcgttttattttgtatttactAAAATGTATAATCATTAATACTTTTGTTTattacattattttttattcggTCAAATATGCTTCACCAAATGTCATTAAAATTAATCTTTATATGTTTTCAGAAATTtagtaataaataaaattatctacatgttttcgaaaatttaataaatattttagtcTCTCGAAACTAAAACATTTGCATATATCAAATGTTTTTTCTATGAAAAATTTCAAGTTACCCGTAGATAAATTTTTCGAAGATACTTTTAAAAAGCAAACGTATATTTCAAAATGTAGAGCCAACTGAAAAAAGTATAAATTATATATGGTCAAATGTTAACTCTTGAATACTCGAGTAAATATAACTTATAAGATCGAATGTCCATCATTTAATCGATGCCCCCATATTATCCCATTAACCCTATTTCATGTCCTTAATTATGTTGTTAATTCCATAATTATTGATGCATGGACCCTGTTATACTAAATCAATTTTTACTTATACATaaacataatattaatttataattttttactaATACAGTaaacataatattaatttatattaaaagaTAAACATAGTAAAATAACTATCCAGCCAACCCTACCTAAATTAAAAATTTGGACATGCAAGGACTTCAAATTTGGTCGGTATATGACAGTAATCATTTAATTGCCTAATAATTACAGTTGTCACCATCTTTGGCACGACAATTAAAATAACAGCTTCAATCATGTTAGCCTGGTTTCGAGAAATTTGGTTTTTACATCCATACATGAAAATTAAATCATGTCAATATTTTCTCGAGTCATATATAATATCAAACCGCTGTCAATTGAACCCTCGAAATCATAATAAATACGATGAATCTTGTCTCACAATTGATACATAATAGATAGTAGACGAttttatgtataaaaaaaaagtCGTATATTACCACTCTAAAATGCTCTCATCATATATTAGTTAAtaatatattcttaaaatattgaataaataaataaaatatctagaattaattgatttaaaaaaatataaataaaatttaaatattatattaattattaaattttcattaattccaattttcgaaaaaaaaactaaaaacctgattaatattataaaaaataattaaattttgataataatataaatatgcatttattgtgataattaaaatattaatacaaatttgaataataa is part of the Primulina eburnea isolate SZY01 chromosome 1, ASM2296580v1, whole genome shotgun sequence genome and encodes:
- the LOC140836015 gene encoding B3 domain-containing transcription repressor VAL1-like isoform X1, producing the protein MGSENCMNDACRTTTLSEWKKGWSLKSGGFDTLCHHCGLAYENSVYCETFHFKESGWRECKLCRKIIHCGCTASRYLYEYMDFGGISCLSCAKHLEIQPVQPVQDDSWVLILESFKQTPSDLPCGPFMTNGVKDVYPLVTEHKRNDDKFSTERLLQLTKAVEATDVISKLEQVRREESMLKTVDTQNCVSNLRQQCSSPAFLKTDIGRPKQEVKDTHESLTQQSQNFSLATPLGSSSSHLPFVGEITEGVEQSRSSFQHGKSTKQAFSKPVKNSPASCSETNKGNIAQKRFARPPADGRGRTQLLPRYWPKITDQELQQLSGDLKSSIVPLFEKILSASDAGRIGRLVLPKACAEAYFPPINQSEGIPIRIQDIKGKHWTFQFRFWPNNNSRMYVLEGVTPCIQNMQVQAGDVVTFSRIDPGGQLVIGCRKATNNSDVQDFHATILPNGNSSGEMSYSGVTDTLLTTEGRTSDDSMQQSNHVSEKKLRNIKNKRLLIPNDEAAELRITWEEAQELLRPSPSAKPTIVLVEDLEFEEFDEPPIFGKRTIFTSRLSGEQEQLAQCDICSKWRRLPVHALLSAKWTCSDNTWDSNRCSCSALDDISMQDLEALFTYNNEFKKRRISDNVSKEGEPSGLDALATIAVLGDNIGDTGESSAGATTRHPRHRPGCSCIVCIQPPSGKGKHEPTCKCNVCSTVKRRFKTLMMRKKKRQSEREAELAQVKDKPALAKICFEKEEEEDIAGNALLDMNHQKANEDGNQMHLEEAKMGRLDLNCDPYREEDGMSLTTLMSVATLPFDMFLGKPDALPTLEASMLKKEDNVAGEGAILPTDSGQENHPGDG
- the LOC140836015 gene encoding B3 domain-containing transcription repressor VAL1-like isoform X2 yields the protein MGSENCMNDACRTTTLSEWKKGWSLKSGGFDTLCHHCGLAYENSVYCETFHFKESGWRECKLCRKIIHCGCTASRYLYEYMDFGGISCLSCAKHLEIQPVQPVQTPSDLPCGPFMTNGVKDVYPLVTEHKRNDDKFSTERLLQLTKAVEATDVISKLEQVRREESMLKTVDTQNCVSNLRQQCSSPAFLKTDIGRPKQEVKDTHESLTQQSQNFSLATPLGSSSSHLPFVGEITEGVEQSRSSFQHGKSTKQAFSKPVKNSPASCSETNKGNIAQKRFARPPADGRGRTQLLPRYWPKITDQELQQLSGDLKSSIVPLFEKILSASDAGRIGRLVLPKACAEAYFPPINQSEGIPIRIQDIKGKHWTFQFRFWPNNNSRMYVLEGVTPCIQNMQVQAGDVVTFSRIDPGGQLVIGCRKATNNSDVQDFHATILPNGNSSGEMSYSGVTDTLLTTEGRTSDDSMQQSNHVSEKKLRNIKNKRLLIPNDEAAELRITWEEAQELLRPSPSAKPTIVLVEDLEFEEFDEPPIFGKRTIFTSRLSGEQEQLAQCDICSKWRRLPVHALLSAKWTCSDNTWDSNRCSCSALDDISMQDLEALFTYNNEFKKRRISDNVSKEGEPSGLDALATIAVLGDNIGDTGESSAGATTRHPRHRPGCSCIVCIQPPSGKGKHEPTCKCNVCSTVKRRFKTLMMRKKKRQSEREAELAQVKDKPALAKICFEKEEEEDIAGNALLDMNHQKANEDGNQMHLEEAKMGRLDLNCDPYREEDGMSLTTLMSVATLPFDMFLGKPDALPTLEASMLKKEDNVAGEGAILPTDSGQENHPGDG